Genomic segment of Salvelinus alpinus chromosome 23, SLU_Salpinus.1, whole genome shotgun sequence:
caccttccCTTCATCTCCATCTACTCCAGTGGGCTCTCCCCAGGCCATAGCAGGTGACTGGGCAGGGAAAATACACCTGTAACTAGCTCCCCCCAGGCCATAGCAGGTGACTGGGCAGGGAAAATACGCCTGTAACTAGCCCTTCCCCTGGACATGGCAGGGAAAGTACACCTGTAGCTTGGAGGATCACAATTGGGTTAACCCTTAGTGAAACCTAGCAAAGCATTTCCTATATGGTGGGTTGGAGCCTACTGCTGATTCCTAGCTAGTTTATATTCGGTTGTGACTGAACACTGGGCTAAGGTGATATTTTGCTAAAGAGATTTAAGTGTTTGGGTAGGTGTAAGAGCAAAAACGTCAGTGACCTGACCTAGCGGATCCCACCTGACCTATCGGATCCCACCTGACCTAGCGGATCCCGCCTATTTTAGTCCTTAGGGTGCCATATCCTGTGGTGTAAGGTTACAGCCACATGGAAAATGACAAAAAATAGCTTTTTTCTCACAGGCAGATGAAGTGCAAATGTCACTGTTGGTCCAATGTGGAATCGAGTGACCAGATGAGGTTCTTTTTTGACACCAGTGCTTTGAGTGTGGTGTCTGAAATGGCCAACCATAAAACCTCTAATGAAATTTGACATAATTAGATTACGTCTTGTCTAGAGTTACTAGATAACAAGTTATGGTTGACTGCTTTTCAACCGAATGGTCGTTTGCCTGGTAGATGGACAGCCCCACTCTTGCGGTTTGTGCCAACTATTTTCAAAGACAAAGTTTTTGTCCAGATGCttaatgtctctctgtctctgtaggttCTGCCTCTCAGTGGTCCCGGGGCTCGGGACAGGCCACACCCTCTCCAAACTTTGAGGGAGGACTGCAGGCTCTGGTGAGTTACGTGTCATGTCCTACTCCTGAACGTGTGTAGTCACACATATGAGTAGCAGTCATAAAAGATCACGAATAACACCTTGGTCTGAAGCAAGCTGGATGAGTTGAAGTTGATGAATAAACAGGGTTCGTTATACTTACCCCGCTATACTCACCTTCTCTTCTACAGCAAAACAAAATGGAGGACCGTCTGGAGGAGGCAATCCACGTTCTGCAGCGCCACGCCGGGGGACAGGGGGGCCCAGGGGGGCTGACTGACATGCACAGCCTCCTCAGCGCTGGGATAGGAGGTCTTGCCCAGGCCTTCAACAACGCTGGCCTGGGACTGGCCAACAGACTGCCCAACCTAGTAAGAACTGGAGGGATGAATAGATCTATAGTGGGCATATCTAGCCATATGGAAGTTTTAGGATTCTGTCTATTTATTGTCATGCTGTTCTATAAAGCCTCATGTAAATACTCATGTAACAGCTATGTTATGAAGAAACTGTAGGACTGTAACTATCGAATCCCATGTTTCTCCTTTGCTCTGTAGATGTCCAACCACCATGAGGACTCTGCTGGTCCGCCCTCTAGTGGTCCTGGTCTGCATGGTCACCATGGCCCTCCCTCAGCCCAGCCTGGCAGCCAACCTGAGGGCTTCACCAGTTAGTTCCTCCTTGTCACTTTATTTTCCTCTCTCTTGCCATTCAGGAAAGGAGACAGaaaactctccctctttctcaaaATATCTACTGTGCTTGGCATTgacttgtcccccccccccattttcccTCAGGCCTCTCCCGCTCCACACACTCGTCCAGTGGCGCCGACATCAAAAGGGAGGACAAGGAGGATGACGAGAACTCCTCCGTGGCTGACAAGTCAGAGGACGAGAAGAAAGACTCGAAGGCCCGCCCCCGAACAAGGTGACTAAGCCCTCTGTCTGTAGCAATGACACATTAATATGACTGAAATCAGTCAGTCACTCTCTTGAGATGCAAGTATAGGACTTCTATGTTTAGGCAAGTCGTCGTCGTCAATGCATGATTTACCTGGAAGTTTACATTAAGTGCTTGTTTAAGTTAAGATTCAGATCGATGTTTTCTGGCAGGTATTACCGTGTAGAAATTGTCTGATCAGTTGGCACATTGATCAAATTAAGTCATTTTGACACCATACTGCATTCCAGTCTCTTTTTAGTGTTGTTTGTGCAGTGCTATTTACAAAGTAAATAAAACTCCCGTCAAAACCTAAGCACTAGGTGATTGTTGTGGTATCGGAAGTGGGACATTTTGATCTGTTTAACCATCTTGTTAGCTTAGGCTAGCGAATGTGACTCAATGATTTGTCCTGGGGACTGTGCTGCTGTTATTATAAAGGGGGTAAACTCTCACTGAACGTTATCAGGATTTATTTGATCATTTTCAAGACATCTGTTGAAAATGATTATGTCCATTCAGGGAGTGCAGGTTTACCCTCTCTATTTCAACCTAACACAGCCCCAGCACCCAAAAAGAGGTGATTCTCCTTAGCACTGTTATCATGTGTGCCCTCGTGTCTACCGTTGTTTTCAGAGAGACGTTCTCCTTCCagaccttctcttcctccctatcAGACACGGGAGCAGAGTAAGTCTGTATCCAGTCATGTGCGCCTCACCTCAGGGGGTGTGGCCAGAAATATAGACACCAAATAAAATGTGAGAATAATTATAAACTGACATCTATTTATTTATACCTGGTCGGCAGAATTTCAGCATAAACAATTTACTCAGGCATAGCAAACGTTTTTCTCGCTCCTTGAGCCGTGCCGTTGTTGGTGCCTTGAGTGAAGGTTTGTATCATCTTGCAATTATAACACACAAGCTCTGAAGGGGATACCCCAGGTTTAATAACTGATGGCGTAAGTATATTATGAATTTGAATTGTCAATTTGATGACTTGAACCTAGATGAAATTGGATTTTATCATTTCACAGCTATTGCAGCACATGCACCTGGCTTTTACCATAACATTTTCTACATTGATAAAGAAAAGATGTTTGTATGTTGTATATGAGTTTGCTAGAGTATGTTAGAGGATTATATAAAGTCCTGTTTTCTTGTTAAAAGAATGAAGAGCTTATTCTTTGTCATAATGGTCCAGAAGCTGTAGTACAGCACTCCCAGAATGAAAGCATTTAATCATTCTCTAGCAAGTGATTAGAACAGAACGTAATAGTCTTGTCCACTTTAGTAAATATGTCTTCTATCCCTTCCAACCAAACCTCCCCCCTTGGCCTACATTGACTCTTCATCAGTCACGATGATGAGGACGAGGATGACGAGGATCTGCCGCCGGAGTTGAAGAAAGAGCGGGAGAAAGAGCGGCGGGTGGCAAATAATGCCCGTGAGCGTCTGCGCGTGCGGGACATCAACGAAGCCTTTAAGGAGCTGGGGCGCATGTGTCAGCTTCATCTGACTAATGAGAAACCCCAGACCAAACTGCTCATTCTGCACCAGGCCGTTAATGTTATACTCAACCTGGAGCAGCAAGTCCGAGGTCAGTGTGCTGTCACTGGGGTCCAGTTTTAGACGGGACAAAGAACCAGGGTAGGGCAGCGTCCCAATTCTCTGATGCCTTCTAGTATCCTTCAGGGTAAAGGCCCTGGGATGTCTCCATACTCTTGAGTGGTTTGCTTTCCTTGTCTCTTTTCCTTCATTGATGTGAAGTCATTGGAAAGGTGTCAGTCATATTGCTTTCACCTGTCCTGTGTTTTTAGATCATTGCAGATAGAGAGCAGACTAGGCGATGAGGCCACTTTCAAGTATTGAGATGCTCCCATAAGACAAGTTTCCAACCATCTAGTTGTTTGTTATGATAGGAGAAAACGGGACGAGGAAAGGAAGCTATTTAGACTGTTTGGGATGTGGCCCCTTCTCCGTTCCTTTGAGGCTTTGCTGCTGTTCGCACACATACAACCTACCACTGGATTCATGTCTGGTTTGGTGTCGTATGTGTTGCCTGATCTAAACAGcatgggtctgtctgtctgggctgctTCATGTGACTGCCTCCCCCTCCACTATATTAGGGGcgttccaccaattcggtgccttttgagaattggggcggcagggtagcctcgtggttagagcattgggctagtaaccgaaaggttgcaagttcaaatcccccagctgacaaggtacaaatcagttaacccactgttcctaggccgtcattgaaaataagaatttgttcttaactgacttgcctagttaaataaaagtaaaaataaataaatatataaaataaaaaaagtgttaCAAAAACTTTGGGAATTCTCATAATTTTGACATTCTGTCATAAAgggcacatgttcaacttaataaaaaaacatgttttcccatctcgaGGTACAAAGAAAAATATATACTACATAATTACTAGCCGAAGTAACCAGGTGGACAAATTCAtgttaaatcagccataaatccccttgtgatgGTGGGAAGCTTGGAaacttgtgtgcaacagggagaggcaattgaatgcaagcttcacaaagtttcattgttaaaacatttctatgTGTAACAGGGTTGAAGTGTTACGCTTGACcagctcagttttccaccacaaaacaccagcaaATGGACAAAAAGAGTAGAATCAGATCACCTACATTTACACTATCATTTGACTAGTAGATGTTTCTTTTGGAAAGAATATtgaaggaatagtttcaccatattaaaacgagagttcaagtcgcgtaacagggttgaccttaaaatgagggacagacttaaatgaatcactaattgCATGAAATAattaatcttcagaaatgactttgtcaaagtaaCAAAAAGGCTAGCACTTCACAATGATGGTGAGAACTTGGAGAAATGTTGCTTAAgagggttaaaatcttcctagaagtcagaGGCTGCACGGAGaaacatgtcaaaatgctgaattttgcactttagcaagtctattcatataaaaaatctgattgaattctccatgtgatctatattaaagggcacttcatttaaaataacaggcttttaaaattctatATTTGTGCaaaatttctacttaaaatatcaaagggatgcaaaaggcaCTCATTTGGTGGAACGAACCATTAACATTATATTTCTGATTTCCCTTATACGCTTCTATCGCTGTCTCCCATCACTGTGCTTCTTATGAGGCCATAGCAACACGGTTTAACAACCCATTATGTTTGTTAGCTTTTTACACTGTTACAATTATTTCAGGCCCCCGATAATGACTTCTAGATTCATTTGATCAGCTTTGGGTAATGGCCCAAAGTGAAGTGCAAAGATTTTTTTGTCCGAGAGGATTCCCACATTTTCAACATTTTTTTAATACACTCTGACCTCGGACTTGCTGCTCCAGGTTGAGTATAATGTTAACGGCCTGGTGCAACGTGTCACCATTCCCAAGTTACAGCATTGAGCCCCCTGTATTCTGCCTGCTGATTGGCTATACAGATGCAGATACAGGTTGTGATTGGATGAGAGGGGCTCACTGTTCTGCTCCTATCCCATTCCTCAATGTATTAACTCACTTCACTTTCGTATTGCAGTGTCTCTGTGTTGCATGCCCTTATTCGTCAAATGTTAACATTTTTAATTTACTGATTTCATTGAAGTCCTCGAAataccatctccatctctctctttctgtcatttcCTTTTGCAGATGGCAGCAGTGATTTCAGCTTCCTCTCATTCAGATAATACATCTCTGACCGCTGATGTATTTAACATGAGGCACCAGcatctagctctctctctgtttctttatcTCTGTGTTCCTGTTTCCCATTCTCTAGACCTGGTAGAGGGTGTGTTGctgtctttcctcctctccctctctttcttggtcTTCTTTCCTCCTCACTGACAGCCCCCAAAACCCTcatattatcacctgtgaatacACTCCTGGGTCCTGATCAGCAGGAGATGTAGACTGTTGGTCTGGGTTCTGTCAGATTCCATTTGGAACATTTGGTATGATGGTTATCAACCCGTAACTCAACATTTTAAATACTCAATTTGACAAAATAACCTTAAGTCGCTGTTTAGCCAATTGAAAGTCTCCCAAGAAGTGATGGAAAAACATGCTTtgggtatataaaaaaaaaaaaaaacattcccgGTTGCAAATATCATTTGTGAGGTCTTAAAAGATGCGTTAATGGAcaatagcagtaacagtagtgCTCTCGTCTCAGGATTCCTCCGTGTAAAAACAAAAGGATTCTGTTACCGCGTCCTTCGCAGTCCATccatccgctctctctctcgctctcctgctCCACCGCACCACTCTCCACCGGGATCATCCATCCGTGATCCTCCTCCTCGTCCCTGGAACACATTCTGTCCATCTGGACTACCACCACTTCCTGCTGCTGGCCTACTGCCCAAATATGGCACTTTGAATGATGTCACAGTCAGGCAGTCTGATCTAGGATGTGAATAGAGTAATGTGCAGGGAATGCTGTAGGGaagtgctggtctaggatcaggtctaaCTATGCCAGACAAAAGATGGGAACAGGCCCTGGAACAGCAATTGGCTATCTACATAAACTATCCATAAAAACTGTCAGCATTTAGGGGTAACTTAAATCCGTAAGGGCAACTTGGTGGGTAAAAGCAGCAGGTGTTGGGGTGTACCATAATGCCCCCTCCCTCCTCAGCAGCAGCTGCAGCGTGGCCTCGCCCAGCGACGACAACCTGAcggcagaggagaaggagaagcgtGAGCGGGAGCGCCGCTCGGCCAACAACGTCCGGGAGAGGGTGCGCGTGCGCGACATTAACGAGGCGTTCAGGGAGCTGGGCCGGATGGTGCAGGTGCACCTGCGCGGCGACAAGGCCCAGACCAAACTCATCATCCTGCAGCAGGCCTCGCAGGTCATTATGGGCCTGGAGAAGCAGGTCCGAGGTAGGCCTCCTTTTAGGAAATTATCCAGTACCCTCCACCCAGCCAACTATCACTCAACTAGCATGGCAGTGAAAGGGTTCATATTGGAGCTTGAGATCTGAGGTAGCTCCCCTTTTAGGAATAGATCTAGTACCACCCAGCCAACTAGCTCTTAATACTGGGCCTGGAGAAGCAGGTCTGAGGTAGGCCTCCCTTTAGGAAATTGTCCAGTACCAGCCCCACCCAGCCTACTAGCTCTTAATACTGAGCCTGGAGAAGCAAGTGCGAGGTATGGCTTCCCTGTAGCTCTGGAAGGATTCCTTACAAAACCCCAACCCGAAAAGAGATGGGGAAGAGGAGGGGCTTCACCTCTGCCAAACACTTAGGGACCTCACTGCTGCCGTCTGGCCGTTCCTCTGTTCTGTCCAGCTGTCTCCTCTCTTTGTTTGGTCTTTTGTTCTCCATGATTTTccaattatatatttttctattttgtttcatatcTAGAATATTGTGGCATTTACACCTTAATCATACCTTCCGTGCCTGTCACATCTCCCTGCCTTTTTGTTTTTAACATCTCTCGTTCGTAGATAAGCCTAACCTCCCAAGCCCTTCTCGGTTTACTAGAATATGTGAAACCTGATGTTTTTTGCCCCTTGCGTCCATCTTTGACTATTGTCTTGTGCTCACCATCAGTTTACCTGAACCTGTAGATCCACTTCTCCCCTGTGATTCTGTGTCTCCTCTTCCTAAAGAGCGTAACCTGAACCCCAAGGCAGCGTGTCTGAagcggagggaggaagagaaggtttCGGGGGTGGACCCCCAGATGCAGATGGGAGGGGGGCACCCCGGGTTAGGCGGCGATGGACACAACTCTGTGAACCATATGTAACACCCAGGTAAGCTGTCATACTGTAACTGTCAATACCCTATGTATTGTTGTGGCATGTGTGagcataaaatgtattttttttctggatcaaaaggGGGGATAGGTGGTGGGCGTGGCAGGGGACATGGAAATAAGCATGGTCGACCCGTCTGAATTTGACATGTTTAGAGGCCACACCTTTAAACATCTTGGTGGTGTAAAGACATTTGCATTCTAAGCCTATTTCCTACAAATCTACAAATTATGCCATAGCtaatgctgtgttcttttgctcaaacataataacaaaatcaTTACTACTACATTCATTTGAATtctcctgactgtctagcttttattttggtcattgttagttctcaaagattattATAAAAACAATATATAAAGGTATTGTCTACTCTATCTTTACAAGTGTACACTGAAAGTTTTTTTCCATCCCAAGAATGTATTTTaatatgcatttaaaaaaaatcacattgtttTGGACTTCAGTGGATTTCAATGGCAGAAAGACGTGTAATATAACGATCCCCGTTTGTCTTCCAGCTCCTGTTGATTGTACAGCTCTTAGAAGACGTGGCCTTATTGTCTTATTATGCATCTCAGTGGGCGTCAATCCACAAAGGTGCGCTCTCGATATAGCACATATAGTGGAgaagcgcatacacacacacacacacacaactgacaaAGCCAGTGGCCACATTCCTGACCATGAACACCCCTATACACCAGAGTTTTGAAGAATATTTACAGTTAACATACCCTGAACTCCAAGGAGAGACTGGGCCACAGAAAGAGGAAATTTAAACTCAATGATTTTCTGCCTAATGGTCATGTTTTTGTAAGACATTTTGAGAAGTTGCTTTACATGTTGGGAGCAAAATTTGTTTGGATCAAATAGTATTTTTGGATCAATTGCTCATGTGAGCAACAGGATTTTGTGTCCTTTGGGTAGTCATCTGCCATTCCCACCTGAAAAGAAGGTCATAGTTTCATTACAAGCAAAGGTGACACCAGAATCTAACCTGTGAGTAACTATGTGCCTGATATACATGCATAACGCCAAGGCTTGGGAGAGTTAGAATTGTCGTCATCCCCACCATTTTTTCCCTCAAATGGCTGAAACACAGTACAGTTTGAGGTATCCAGCCACCCCACCAGAATGTAAAAGACTGGACAGTCATAGTGATGAAGGGACACTTATTGAATCGGCAGGCACAGTGCTGTTATATAGCACAATGATTAAAAAAAGTTTCTGCCCTCTCGTAAGGGCTGACAGGCCTGTCTGAAGGATTTGTATGGTGGGTATTTATTTGATCCAGGAATCCTACAAACCTTCCGTTTTTGTCCTCTTCATCTGTTTGTTGCTACTGCCATGGGTGGAGTGGAAGCACTCCCAGTGAGGAAGGTGTCCCCACCCACCAACACATACAGAGACCCAGGACAGGTCATGACTCGCTACTAGCTGAGAACCACTTCCGGTTCACCTACTTTTCAACAGGATCACACAGTCATCTCAAGACTTCCTCACTCTT
This window contains:
- the LOC139550320 gene encoding transcription factor E2-alpha-like isoform X3 produces the protein MATVGTDKELSDLLDFSAMFAPPVLNGKNRPTTLASSQFGGTGMDERSGSTPWASGEQNSPSFNQGRGYGEGTHYNEHECLASTPMFGSGIVGKAERGPYSSFGAQPGFMPSEMPMPSPDALSPSGLKSGSQFYPSQFNPRRRSTQESMDGQPKKIRKVPPGLPSSVYASASGEDYNRDGAGYPASKPGNVGYPGSFYMQEGHHPSPDPWSSAGPMGQPGYSAVLGNSPHLGQPAPFTAINPQDRLKRQPLPLSPQNYPLHGSEVNGSFHPGSTGYGVPNHTPPINGTDSIMANRGTAPPSSGDEIGKALASIYPSDHNSNTFPSSPSTPVGSPQAIAGSASQWSRGSGQATPSPNFEGGLQALQNKMEDRLEEAIHVLQRHAGGQGGPGGLTDMHSLLSAGIGGLAQAFNNAGLGLANRLPNLMSNHHEDSAGPPSSGPGLHGHHGPPSAQPGSQPEGFTSLSRSTHSSSGADIKREDKEDDENSSVADKSEDEKKDSKARPRTRETFSFQTFSSSLSDTGADHDDEDEDDEDLPPELKKEREKERRVANNARERLRVRDINEAFKELGRMCQLHLTNEKPQTKLLILHQAVNVILNLEQQVRERNLNPKAACLKRREEEKVSGVDPQMQMGGGHPGLGGDGHNSVNHM
- the LOC139550320 gene encoding transcription factor E2-alpha-like isoform X1 gives rise to the protein MATVGTDKELSDLLDFSAMFAPPVLNGKNRPTTLASSQFGGTGMDERSGSTPWASGEQNSPSFNQGRGYGEGTHYNEHECLASTPMFGSGIVGKAERGPYSSFGAQPGFMPSEMPMPSPDALSPSGLKSGSQFYPSQFNPRRRSTQESMDGQPKKIRKVPPGLPSSVYASASGEDYNRDGAGYPASKPGNVGYPGSFYMQEGHHPSPDPWSSAGPMGQPGYSAVLGNSPHLGQPAPFTAINPQDRLKRQPLPLSPQNYPLHGSEVNGSFHPGSTGYGVPNHTPPINGTDSIMANRGTAPPSSGDEIGKALASIYPSDHNSNTFPSSPSTPVGSPQAIAGSASQWSRGSGQATPSPNFEGGLQALQNKMEDRLEEAIHVLQRHAGGQGGPGGLTDMHSLLSAGIGGLAQAFNNAGLGLANRLPNLMSNHHEDSAGPPSSGPGLHGHHGPPSAQPGSQPEGFTSLSRSTHSSSGADIKREDKEDDENSSVADKSEDEKKDSKARPRTRETFSFQTFSSSLSDTGADSSCSVASPSDDNLTAEEKEKRERERRSANNVRERVRVRDINEAFRELGRMVQVHLRGDKAQTKLIILQQASQVIMGLEKQVRERNLNPKAACLKRREEEKVSGVDPQMQMGGGHPGLGGDGHNSVNHM
- the LOC139550320 gene encoding transcription factor E2-alpha-like isoform X2, with protein sequence MATVGTDKELSDLLDFSAMFAPPVLNGKNRPTTLASSQFGGTGMDERSGSTPWASGEQNSPSFNQGRGYGEGTHYNEHECLASTPMFGSGIVGKAERGPYSSFGAQPGFMPSEMPMPSPDALSPSGLKSGSQFYPSQFNPRRRSTQESMDGQPKKIRKVPPGLPSSVYASASGEDYNRDGAGYPASKPGNVGYPGSFYMQEGHHPSPDPWSSAGPMGQPGYSAVLGNSPHLGQPAPFTAINPQDRLKRQPLPLSPQNYPLHGSEVNGSFHPGSTGYGVPNHTPPINGTDSIMANRGTAPPSSGDEIGKALASIYPSDHNSNTFPSSPSTPVGSPQAIAGSASQWSRGSGQATPSPNFEGGLQALQNKMEDRLEEAIHVLQRHAGGQGGPGGLTDMHSLLSAGIGGLAQAFNNAGLGLANRLPNLMSNHHEDSAGPPSSGPGLHGHHGPPSAQPGSQPEGFTSLSRSTHSSSGADIKREDKEDDENSSVADKSEDEKKDSKARPRTRETFSFQTFSSSLSDTGADSCSVASPSDDNLTAEEKEKRERERRSANNVRERVRVRDINEAFRELGRMVQVHLRGDKAQTKLIILQQASQVIMGLEKQVRERNLNPKAACLKRREEEKVSGVDPQMQMGGGHPGLGGDGHNSVNHM